Below is a window of Cryobacterium sp. PAMC25264 DNA.
CCGGTTTGGCCAGCAGCACCCGGCAGAGCACCCGCACCCGCTCGGGGGTGCCGTATCCGGTGTACGGAATGACGATGGGTTTGTGTCCGCGCCGTCGGGCGAACTTCTCCCGCTTGTCGTGCAGCCAATCCTCGATTCGCGCAGCGCGGTGCATCATGCGTGCAGGGTTCAGCGGGGCGGAGGCCGTGGCGGGGAACTTTGACACAGTTCAGTCTCTCATGGGCGGCGCGGCTGTCCAGGACGAACGGCGCGGCACGTGCCGCCGACCGGCCTGATGCGCGACGCGCCCGACGAGCCGGTTTCTGCCCGTTTGGGGGGCAGGTATAGTGCTGAGCCGTCAGTGTGGACCCCTAGGATTGTGACGTATATTCAAGGAGGACACGTGGCGCTGATCGACCTTTTCGGTGAAGACTCGCTCGCACAGGGCCGGCAGGTTCGTACCGAACCCATCCAGCAGCGCAGTGCGGCCCGTCTGACCGCCCTGCTCGACGCGGCTGCCGAGGTCGTCGACGAAGTCGGTTTCGACCGGATCACCACCGCCATGGTCGCCGAACGCGCCGGAGCGTCCATCGGCACCGTTTACCGCTACTACCCCGACCGCGTCGCCGTGCTCGAGGGCCTGCGCGAACGCGCGGTGATGCGCTACCGCCAGCGCGTCTCCGACCTGCTGAAGGAGACCCAACCGAGCACGTGGTGGGAAGCCGTGGACTGCGGAATCTCCGCCTTCGTCGACCTGTACCGGGCCGAACCCGGTTTCCGGATCCTGCACTTCGCCGACCGCGAGCGCGCCCAGGCCAGCGTTCCCGACGAGCTGGACTCGGGATTCTTCGCCAACCAGATCGCGGGCGTCCTGTCCGAGCAGTTCGGCCTCTCCGGCGGCCCCGAGTTGATCTTCCGCCTCGAGGTGGCCGTGGAAATGGCCGACTCGCTGCTGTCGCGTGCGTTCACCTGGAACAGCCAGGGCGACGAACGCTTCATCGCCGAGTGCCGTCGCATCATGCACGACTACCTCGTCGGGTTCTACGGCACGCAGTCCTGATCGGCGTAGGCCTGAGCGGTCGAGTCCTGATCGGGACGTTCGCCTCTAGCGTGATCGACGTGGTCACCGGCAATCCGCTTTGGATCTGGCTCCGAACAATGGTTGGCTAGTCTCCTACGTACTTGCCCGCTTCCGTCCCCTCCGCACCCGGGGAGTGACGCGAGCGTCAAGCCGCTTGGAGGACCGAGCCAGCCATGATCGAGTTTCATTCCGTCAGCAAGAGATTCCCGGACGGCACCCTGGCCGTGGAGGACTTCAGCCTCGTCCTGCCCTCGCACCAGACCACGGTGCTCGTGGGCTCGTCCGGCTCGGGCAAGACCACCCTTCTCAGGATGATCAACCGCATGGTCGACCCGACGAGCGGCTCGATCGAGATCGACGGTGAGGACATCGCCACGCTCGCTCCGGTGAAGCTGCGCCGCGGCATCGGCTATGTCATGCAGAACTCTGGCCTGTTGCCGCACCGCACCGTCGTCGATAACGTCGCCACCGTTCCGCTGCTGCGCGGCACCCCCAAGCGTCAGGCCAGAGCGGATGCCCTCGCCATGCTCGACACCGTCGGTCTTGACCGTTCACTGGCTGACCGGTACCCCAGTCAGCTCTCCGGTGGCCAACAGCAGCGTGTCGGTGTGGCCAGGGGGCTGGCCGTGAACCCGAACATCCTGCTCATGGACGAACCGTTCGGCGCTGTCGACCCCATCGTGCGGGCCGAGTTGCAGCAGGAGCTCATTCGGTTGCAGAAGGACCTCGACAAGACCGTGGTCTTCGTCACCCACGACATTGAAGAGGCGTTCCTACTCGGCGACCAGATCGTCATCCTCCGTGAGGGCGGTCACATCGCCCAGGTCGGCACCCCCGCCGACATCCTCGCCCACCCGGCCGACGACTTCGTGGCCAGCTTCGTCGGCGCCGACCGAGGCCGCCGGGTGCTGCACCTCGAGCGCCACGGCGAGGAGGATGTCCTGGTGGACAGCGACGGCCGGCTCGCCGGGGTGCTCAACGACCACGCGGCGAGCCCCACGGTCGCCGGCACCGAAGGCGCCCGATGACCTGGGTGCTGGCGAACCTCGGGTTGATCTGGGCGCGCACGCTCGACCATGTCGTGTTGAGCCTGCCCCCGATCGTGCTGTGCTTCGTGATCGCCGTGCCCCTGGGCTGGCTGGCCCGGCGGTACCGGGTGAGCCGCGGCATCATCCTCACCGGTGCCGGATTGCTCTACGCGGTCCCGTCGCTGCCCCTGTTCTTCGTGCTGCCCGCCGTGATCGGCACGGGCCTGCGCTCCCCACTGAACGTGATCATCGCACTGACCCTCTACGGGGTCGCCCTCATGGTGCGGGTCGTCGCCGACGGGCTGGAGTCCGTGGACGCCGATGTGCGCCAATCGGCCTCGGCCGTGGGCTACTCGGCGTGGTCACGGTTCTGGCAGGTTGAGCTGCCTTTGGCCGGCCCGGTGCTCCTGGCCGGGATGCGGGTCGTCGCGGTGAGCACCGTGAGCCTGGTCACGGTGGGCGCCGTGATCGGCGTGCAGAGTCTCGGCAGCCTGTTCACCGACGGTTTCCAGCGCGGCATCCAGGCCGAGATCATCGCCGGACTCGTGGCGACCGTCGCCCTCGCGCTGATCTTCGACGGGGCACTGGTGCTGGTCGGACGCGTGCTGATGCCGTGGACCCGGAAGGTGGCGGCCGTCCGTGCGCCCGCCCCGGCGGAGGTGAGCGCCGCGTGAATCTCTTCGTCGACGCCATCGACTGGATCCTCGACCCGGCCAACTGGACTGGTCTGAACGCCATCCCATTGCGCCTCGGCCAGCACCTGGTCTTCACCCTCGTCACCCTCGTGATCGCCTCAGCGATAGCAATCCCGTTGGGCTACCTGATCGGCCATACCGGACGGGGCCGCGGACTCGCGGTCACCACATCCGGCGGCCTGCGCGCCATCCCGACCCTCGGCCTGCTCACCCTCGTCGCCCTCTGGGTGGG
It encodes the following:
- a CDS encoding TetR/AcrR family transcriptional regulator, coding for MALIDLFGEDSLAQGRQVRTEPIQQRSAARLTALLDAAAEVVDEVGFDRITTAMVAERAGASIGTVYRYYPDRVAVLEGLRERAVMRYRQRVSDLLKETQPSTWWEAVDCGISAFVDLYRAEPGFRILHFADRERAQASVPDELDSGFFANQIAGVLSEQFGLSGGPELIFRLEVAVEMADSLLSRAFTWNSQGDERFIAECRRIMHDYLVGFYGTQS
- a CDS encoding ABC transporter ATP-binding protein, producing the protein MIEFHSVSKRFPDGTLAVEDFSLVLPSHQTTVLVGSSGSGKTTLLRMINRMVDPTSGSIEIDGEDIATLAPVKLRRGIGYVMQNSGLLPHRTVVDNVATVPLLRGTPKRQARADALAMLDTVGLDRSLADRYPSQLSGGQQQRVGVARGLAVNPNILLMDEPFGAVDPIVRAELQQELIRLQKDLDKTVVFVTHDIEEAFLLGDQIVILREGGHIAQVGTPADILAHPADDFVASFVGADRGRRVLHLERHGEEDVLVDSDGRLAGVLNDHAASPTVAGTEGAR
- a CDS encoding ABC transporter permease, which produces MTWVLANLGLIWARTLDHVVLSLPPIVLCFVIAVPLGWLARRYRVSRGIILTGAGLLYAVPSLPLFFVLPAVIGTGLRSPLNVIIALTLYGVALMVRVVADGLESVDADVRQSASAVGYSAWSRFWQVELPLAGPVLLAGMRVVAVSTVSLVTVGAVIGVQSLGSLFTDGFQRGIQAEIIAGLVATVALALIFDGALVLVGRVLMPWTRKVAAVRAPAPAEVSAA